taaaaatgaaacaaataaaaatgaatatttatctCAGATAGTTATTTTCAAGTTGTTGTCAcataaataactataaaaataactaaaatagtttttttttttgaaaattttagttttaattttttatttttttttgtaaatttgaaatcatattcCATAACTGCACCAATtaactctaaattctaaatctagattagttaatccaaagataaaaatatatttttactttttaataaaatttattttagtcattttcttaGCTGAttgctattttgtgacaaaaactataaaaatggtTATCTGATAATTtctcaataaaaattataaagcgCAACATATATAATCTTTTGAGGGAGTTGGGAgtaattaaaaagaaagagattgaacaattttaaataactaatgaacagaaacaaacaaacaatacagGAAAAAGTGAAAACGTATGTTAATTTCAAGGCAGAAACATTAACACTCTCGAACACGCAATTTTTGCAGTAATTATTACAGCGTTAGTTAGCGTAAATGAGATGATTTGAGCGGGGGACCCATTCgcaaagaaagaacaaaaaactCTCTCTCGTAATCACGCATCATCAcaccaacttcttcttcttcttcttcatcatcatcatcatcaatgtaAAACTCCCAGAAACAATCCTTACCTTACTTTCCTTTCACACTGATTCTCCCCTCTCCCACTTGTTCTCTCATCTCATCATCGGTTCTTTGTCCATACCTTTTGCTTCCTCTAGTCATGGCGTATCACTCGATTCAGGGCTACTTGAATTCTCCTTTTGGTGATACAACAACCTTCACCAAGGTCTTCGTTGGTGGCCTTGCCTGGGAGACTCAAAGCCACACTCTTCGTCGCCATTTCGAACCTTACGGTGATATCCTCGAGGCCGTCGTTATTACCGATAAGAACACTGCTCGATCCAAAGGTTACGGCTTTGTGAGTTTCCTATCATGCTTTATTTGTTCCTATCTTGCTGCTTGTAGTAAACATCCTCTGCTTCCATAGTGTGTGGGTTGTGAGTTTTGCTTTAGAGTTAACAGTTTTGGTAAATGCCATCTTAGGGGCTTGCAGATTACAGACTCTTTCGTTAGGCCTAGGATCATAATAGCTCCCTGGATAAATGAAATAAGATGAAGCCATTTTCAAGATCGTTGAATGACTTAATGCTCTGTTATTGATTTGTGTGGAGGATTTTCTTAGGTGACTTTCAGAGATCCAGAGGCTGCTAGGAGAGCCTGTGTTGATCCAACACCTGTTATAGATGGCAGACGTGCGAATTGTAATCTCGCTTCTCTTGGGAGGCCTCCTCGTCTTCCAACGCAATATGCGGTGACGCCCTTTATTCCTGGTTGGTCTTTGCTTCTGTGTTACATCTGTTGTTTTTTTATTGCATTACTTACTTATTAGACGttggttttttgtttgttaggaCGGATAAGACCTGCTTCCCCGTATGTTGGAAGTGTGCAGGGTTCTCGCGGTTCCCTCATTGGAAGCCATTTGTATCAGCAACCGCATGCTTATAGCTACCAGCAAGGAGTGATGTACCCTTATGGGTGAGTTACACATTTCGGagtttacaaaatcttttttgctATTGTAACTCTGCTGTACAGACATGCTGTGACGAGCTTTAGTCAGTTGTAATGTCTACTTGCTTCATAACGGTGGAACAATTGTTCAGACACTTTGATCAAATGGGATTCACCAATCACAGCATGGACAATCACTTAGAGATTCCAACTGTCTAGGGGTTTATAATGTTGAGTGTAGCACTAGAATGTGACATGTTGTGATTGGTAATCTTGCAGAATAATTCCAGAGGATATGTGGCCGAGATCAATTTGTTTTGGACAGGAAAGGTCATGGAATGTGTTTGGACTTTCATTAGACCAAAATGATTGGAAGTTTAGGAATGTTTACTTTCGAATGTCTTTTAGCCATAGCTGTATAATTGCTACTCTTTTGAGTGTCTAGCAAGAACTTTTACTCATCTGTCTCTAACTTTAGTTCTTCTTTTTGGTGTTCTCTCAGGGCTACTACACCATATGGACCTGAGTACATGTACTCACAGTCTCAGGTAGGATTCTGAAACTGTTGCATTCTCGTCTTGGTTTATTTAagcttttaaaactatttttggcTTCGGTTATATAactcatgtctttctcttcaTGGTGTTTTAGGGCTTATATGGTCCTTACACTGGGCAACCGTACCTTCAGGTTTATGGAGTACCTGGGGCAGTTAACTCACCAGGCTACCAATACGGGCAACTGAGTCAAAACATCTCTGTTGGTCATGGCTATACAGCGGTACAGGGCTATTCAGTTCCAGGAAGTCATATTCAATCTCCATACCCTTCAGCTGTAGCAGGTCCTTCCCCAACGCAGTCCTATCCTCAGTATATGCAGAGTAGCGGTTCTGATCAAACAACAGGGTGAAAAAACTCAATCAACGTAACAAGCTAGGTGGACAAAGAtatagcatatatatatgtatataaatttaaaagatgTACAGATAGATGCATATAGAATGGTGGAATCACAAAATCTGATTCTTTTGGTAGTTACAGTAGTCTTCTTACTTCACACTTTCTCAAGGCATAGGAGTGTGTGTGTTAGTAAGAAGATTGTTAGGTAGCATTTTTTTAATGTCCTATTGAGTCGAGTCCTCTGCATTGTAAATAGAATTAATGTGTATTGAGCTCACTCACTTAGGTTCATATCTTTGCATATATTATAACTCCCAGGACTCTTCTCTTTTACACGTATGTACAGTTACTAAAATGATAAATTGTTATATCAGAATCTTCTTATTGTTTCTGTCTCCGATTCCATCTTCTGCTTAGCATCATCCTCTGTTGTTAACTCCATCTTTCTTGTATATTTTCGTTAACTACTTGTTTTGGTTTCTAAAGATTCAAGAACTAGTTAAACTGAGCATCATTTAAATCATTTCTTAAGATACAGATATCAAGTCACgttacagaaagaaaaaaaattgcttgGATAAATATGCTACTAAAAGATTGTATGAGAGTAAACTCACGGAAGCACTA
The sequence above is drawn from the Brassica napus cultivar Da-Ae chromosome A8, Da-Ae, whole genome shotgun sequence genome and encodes:
- the LOC106412204 gene encoding RNA-binding protein 24-like isoform X2; this encodes MAYHSIQGYLNSPFGDTTTFTKVFVGGLAWETQSHTLRRHFEPYGDILEAVVITDKNTARSKGYGFVTFRDPEAARRACVDPTPVIDGRRANCNLASLGRPPRLPTQYAVTPFIPGRIRPASPYVGSVQGSRGSLIGSHLYQQPHAYSYQQGVMYPYGATTPYGPEYMYSQSQGLYGPYTGQPYLQVYGVPGAVNSPGYQYGQLSQNISVGHGYTAVQGYSVPGSHIQSPYPSAVAGPSPTQSYPQYMQSSGSDQTTG
- the LOC106412204 gene encoding RNA-binding protein 38-like isoform X1, coding for MAYHSIQGYLNSPFGDTTTFTKVFVGGLAWETQSHTLRRHFEPYGDILEAVVITDKNTARSKGYGFVTFRDPEAARRACVDPTPVIDGRRANCNLASLGRPPRLPTQYAVTPFIPGRIRPASPYVGSVQGSRGSLIGSHLYQQPHAYSYQQGVMYPYGIIPEDMWPRSICFGQERATTPYGPEYMYSQSQGLYGPYTGQPYLQVYGVPGAVNSPGYQYGQLSQNISVGHGYTAVQGYSVPGSHIQSPYPSAVAGPSPTQSYPQYMQSSGSDQTTG